The Bacillota bacterium genome window below encodes:
- the trxA gene encoding thioredoxin yields MASPNVKNLNAANFRSEVLEAQQPVLVDFWAAWCGPCKMIAPVIDEIANDYAGRLVVGKLNVDENRQTAQEYGIMGIPTLLLFKGGQPVERIIGYKSKSELCQIIDRVM; encoded by the coding sequence TTGGCTAGTCCAAACGTAAAAAATCTAAACGCGGCTAATTTCCGCAGTGAGGTCCTGGAAGCCCAGCAACCCGTCCTGGTTGATTTTTGGGCAGCCTGGTGTGGGCCCTGCAAGATGATTGCTCCGGTGATTGACGAGATCGCTAACGACTACGCGGGTAGATTAGTTGTCGGGAAGTTGAATGTTGACGAGAACAGACAGACGGCTCAGGAGTATGGAATTATGGGGATACCGACCCTGCTCCTCTTTAAAGGTGGTCAGCCGGTGGAGCGCATCATTGGTTATAAAAGCAAATCTGAACTATGCCAGATCATTGACCGGGTAATGTGA